The following are encoded together in the Halopseudomonas salegens genome:
- a CDS encoding YebG family protein has protein sequence MAVETLYRSSRDPEQLFMDKAAADRHDQMLELAEQLSAVLRHAVPSINESQAEEAGVFMARHREHFAKAFKRNGDALDELLVPTTD, from the coding sequence ATGGCCGTAGAAACCCTGTATCGCAGTAGCAGAGACCCGGAGCAGTTGTTCATGGATAAAGCCGCCGCCGACCGACATGACCAAATGCTGGAACTCGCCGAGCAGCTGAGCGCCGTACTGCGGCATGCCGTACCCAGCATCAATGAAAGCCAGGCCGAGGAGGCGGGTGTGTTTATGGCACGTCACCGTGAACACTTTGCCAAGGCGTTCAAGCGTAATGGTGATGCACTGGACGAACTCCTGGTGCCAACAACCGACTAG